The bacterium region CGGCCTGATCGATCCCGCCACCCTCCATCCATCCACCTTGCGGGCCGTGGCCCTGGACAGCCTGGGGCTGCTCTGGCTGGGCGGCCTGGACGGCCTGGCCAGCTGGGACGGCCGGCACCTCGTGCGCCTGGACCTGCGCAGCGGCTGGGAGGGCGGCGGCGCCTCGGCCCTCACCGTGGACCGGCAAGGCCGTCTCTGGGTGGCGGCGGACTCCGGCCTCTTCCGGCGCGAGGAGAGCTTCCGCCCGGTCGAGCTGAACTCGCCGGTGGGCCTGGGGCGCGCCCGCGCCCTGCTCAGCCATGGGGAGGCGACCTGGCTGGCCACCGAGCGCGGCCTGCTCCTCGTCCACGACCGGCTGGGCGAGCGCGTGCTCCTCTCCGGCATGGCGGTCAGCTGCCTTGCCCTGCTGCCGGGGGGCGACCTGGTCTGCGGCACGCTGGACCGCGGCATCTACCGCTTCGACGCCGAGGGCAACCCCGCCGCCATGCGCGAGAGCTACCGCCGCGTGCTGGGGGAGGTGGCGGCCATCGAGCCGGAGCCGGGGGGCGACCTCCTCCTGCTGGGCCGCCTGGGCGGCGTGCCGCAGCTGGCGCGCCTCTCGGCCAGGGACGGCACCCTGGTCGCCCTGCCGGACCGCGTGCCCGACACCCCGCCGGCCGCGCCCCTGGCCCTTAGTGCATCGCCTGTGGGCATCCTCGTCCGCAGCGGCGCGGGATGGCAGCAGTGGACCGGCCGCGAGTTGATCCCCTTGACGCTGCCCGCGGCGGCCCTGCCCCTGCCCGCCCCCTTCTTGACGGAACTGCATCCGGCCCTGGCCTGGCTGCGGCCGGAGGGGCGACTGCAGATCCAGAGCCAGGCCAGCGGCATGCTGGCCCAGCAGGAGGGCCGCATGGCCCTTGCCTGGGAAAGCCCGCGGGAGACGGGCGGCTGGCGTCCTCTGCAAACCTGCCGGACGCGCGAGGGCCAATGGATGCTGCTGGCCTCGGGCGGCGAGCGCCGCCTGCTCGCCATCAGCCGCGGCGCCACGCGGGAGCCGGCGCTGGACTGGCTGGAACCCGCCGCCGCGCGCGTCTTCCAGCCCGGCACCATCTGTCCGGAACCGGGCAGCGGCGCCCTCCTCATCGGCCTGCCCGGGCAGATCCTGCGCGCCGCCGGCCCCCGGCTGGACACCCTCAGCCGCGAGCTGGGCGCCAACTGGATGGTGCCCTTCACCCCGGCCTCCGTCCTGGTGGGGGGCGCCCGGGGTCTGGCCCTGCTCGAGGACGGGGAGCTGAAGCGCCTGCGCGTGGCGGACCCCGTCCACCGCGCCACGCCCGACGGCTTCGGCGGCATCCTGGCCGCCTGCGACCGCTACCTGCTGCGCCTCAACGAGCTGAACGAGGTGGACACCCTGGCCTACCCGGAGCAGCTCGCCGCCGGCCGGGCGGCGCCCGGCCAGGCCCTGCGCCAGATCCTGGCCGACGGGAGCGGGCGCATCTGGCTGCTGGGGGAGCGGCGCCTCCATCTGCGGGCCCGCGAGGGGGCGCCCTGGACGAGGCCCCTGGCCGGCCTGCTGGGCGAATCCGCCGATGGCGAGTCGGGCGAGATCCTCTCCATGGCGGCCGATTCCAGCGGCCGCCTCTGGCTCTCCACCAGCCGGGGGACGGGCTGGCTGGTGCCGGATCGCCTGCCCCCAGTCGCCCTGCTGCTGCAGGACGCGCGGGAGCTGGAAGCGGCCGACCGGCGGCTCATCCTGCTGCTGGGTGCGGCCGACCCGCTGGGCACGGACGGCGGCACCCTGGTCCGCGTCCGCCTGGACGACCAGCCTTGGGGAGCGTGGCGCGCCCCCGGACCCCTGCCCCTGGACCAGCTGCTGCCCGCCGGCGTGACGGGCGGCACCTTCCGCCTCCAGCTTCAGGCGATGGACGCCTGGGGCAACCTAAGCCGCCAGAGCCTGGCCCTGCCCCTCGTGCTGCCGGCCGGCCAGGGCCGCCTGCCTTTCGCCAAGCGGCTCTTCCTGCTGGTGGCGATGGTGGGCATCGCCGTGACGGCCACCATCCTCTATCCCGGGCGCAGTGGCCTGCTCATCAGCCTGGGCCTGGGCGCGGCCGCGGGCTTCATCGTGCGGGTGGCGACCACCGAGCCGCACCTGTGGTGGGCCCTGCCCCTCATCCTGGGCCTCAGCTCCTACCACACCAGCGACCGCATCCGCGCCCGGCGGGCCAAGACCGTCGAGAGCCCCGAGCCGGGCGTGCTCGAGGTGGTGGACCTCCTGCGCGATTTCGGCCACTCCGGCTCGGCCACGCGCAACCTGGACCGCCTGCTGCGCAGCGCGCGCAACCTCTACCTGGAGGGCCGGCCCGATCCCGAGATCCTGGGCCGCTACCGGACGGCCCGCGGCGTCTTCCTGGACCTGACGGCGCCCAGCCTCCAGCAGCTGATGCTGGCCCTGCGCCGCCTGCCGCCCGCCGAGCGGCCGCTGGCGGGGTCCGACCAGGAGCGCCTCGAGGGCCTGGTCGCCGACGCTGTCCGCCTGCTTGAGGGCGCGGGCGACCCGCCCGCCGAGGCCGCCCTCGTCGAGCTGGCCTTCAACCTGGACCGGCTCGAGCAGGCCCTCGCCGCCACCCAGCACGGGCTTGACCTGCGCATCTCCTCGGCGCCGCTCAAGGTGCTGGACCGCGTGCTGGAGGACCGCGCCGCCGAGCTGGCCGGCGTCGAGCTGGAGCTGCGCTGCGAGCGGGAAGTGCGCCAGGTGCTGGCCCGCCTGCCCGTGGACAAGCTCCAGTTCATCCTCGACAACCTGGTGGACAACGCCCTGCACTGGATGGATGGCCTGCCGCGGCGGCGCCTGGCCATCGAAGTGCGGGAACGGCCCTCCACCCTGCAGCTGCGCGTGACCGACAGCGGGGCGGGCATGACCCCCGAGCGCCTCGCGCGCATCTTCGAGGCCGGGGTGAGCGGCCGCGCCGGTGGCGAGGGCCGCGGCTACGGATTGTATCGTTCGCGGGAGATCCTCGCCCGCTTCGGCGGCGCCCTGACCGTGGAGCGGAGCGAGCCGGGCCAGGGCAGCACCTTTCTGCTCGAGATCAAGAAAGTTGAACCGGAGGGGCGGCAGGGGTCATGGAACGCATCCTGATCATCGACGACAACGAGGAGTTCGTGGAGGACACCCAGCTCGGGCTTCGCCGCCACTACGACTGCGCCTGGGCCGAGACGGGCGAGGCCGGGCTGGAGAAGATGAGCGGGCTGGATCCCGATCTCGTCCTGCTCGATTACGACCTGGGCGCCGGGGCGAGCGGCCTCGACATCCTCGGCCGCCTGGTGGCGGAGTGGCCCGATGTGCCGGTGGTGATGGTGACCAAGGAGAGCGGCGTGCGCACCGTGGTCCGCGCCATGAAGGAGGGCGCCTTCGACTACGTGGTGAAGAACACGAGCCGGGAGGACTTCCTCGACGTCATCCGCAAGGGCATGGCCCTGCGCCGCGTCAAGCTGGAGAACGTCTGGCTGCGCCGCCGCCTGCAGGAGTCCCTGGGGCAGATGGTCGGCGAGTCGGAGGCGATCCTGGCCGTCAAGCGGGAGATCCGCGAGGCGGCCGCCACCGACCTGGCCGTCCTCATCACGGGGGAGACGGGCACGGGCAAGACAATGATCGCGCGCATGATCCACGAGGCGAGCGCCCGCCGCCAGCAGGCCTTCGTCGAGGTGAATGTCAGCGCCATCGAGCGTGAACTCTTCAACAGCGAGGTCTTCGGCCACGAGAAGGGCTCTTTCACCGGGGCCGTCGCCGCCAAGCGCGGCCTGACCGAGCTGGCCCACCGCGGCACCCTCTTCCTGGACGAGATCGGCGACATGGATCCCCCCGCCCAGATCAAGCTGCTCACCGCCATCGAGAGCGGACTGATCCGGCGGGTGGGCGCCGTCAAGGACATCCAGGTGGATTTCCGCCTGGTGGCCGCCACCCACCAGGATCTGGAGGAGCGCATCCGCCAGGGCCGCATGCGGCAGGACCTCTACTACCGCATCAACCAGCTGCGCATCCGCATTCCGCCGCTGCGCGAGCGGCCGGAGGACCTGCCCGCCCTGCTCCGCTATTTCCTCCACAAGCACTTCCCCGGACGCGCCGGCCTGGAGCTGGCCCCCGGCACGCTGGAGGCCCTCACCGCCCAGTCCTGGCCGGGCAACGTGCGCGAGTTCGAGAGCGCCGTGCAACTGGCCGTGGTGCGCGGCGGGGGGGGACCCCTCCGGCCCGACCACTTCAACCTGCCCGGCGGGGCGCGGCGCACGCCGGCCCAGGAGGCCGACTACTCGCCCCTCACCAGCCAGCCTTTCGCCCAAGCCCGCGACCTGCTGCTGGAGCAGTTGCGCCGCGCCTACGTCGAACGCTTCGTGCAGGAGGGGGTCAGCGTGAAGGAGGCGGCCGAGCGCATCGGGATCAGCCGCGAGGTGCTGCACCGCTGGATGAAGGATCTGGGCGGGGAGTAGCGGAGGCTCCGCTCAGCCCGCCCGGCCCGGCCCCTGTCCCGCCGCGGGGGAGCACCCTGCCGCGCCGCGCAGCAGGCGGCGGCCCCCCCAGATGCCCAGCCCCATCACCACCAGATACTGCGCCAGCGAGAGGACGGCCACCTCGGGCCGGGCGTGCTGGCTCCAGAGATCCAGGTAGCGGCCGGTGGAGGAGAGCGGGGTGAGGAGGGGCCAGACCAGCTCCTCGCTGCCGGGATGGTCGGGGATGAGCCAGGCGAGGCGCTGGCCAAGAGCCTGGGCCAGGACGAGGAAAGCCAGCCAGGCCAGGGCCCGCCCGCCTCGCCCGGCGCTCCGGCTGGCGCGCCAATTGTGTTCGAGGGAATGCCCGGCCGCCAGCAGGAGGAGGGGGGCGCCCCAGTAGAGCAGGCGCTCCGTGTCGCTGCCCCCCAGCCAGCCCAGGGCCGCCACGCCCGCCGCCACCGCCAGCAGGTCCTGCCGCTCGGCCAGCCTGCGCCAGGCCCGGCGTCCATCCAGCGCCACCAGCACCAGAAGGGCGGGACCGAAGGCCTGGCACATCCCGTGGAGGTAGTGGGGCAGGCTCTTCAGCCAGAGCCAGAGCACGGCCGTCTTGACGAAACCGTAGCTGTTGGTGGGTTCGGCCCAGGCCCGGATGAGCAGGAAGAGGGCCAGCCCGAGCAGGGCGGGGGCGAAGAGGGCGGGGCGCAGGCGCGCCCGGGTGTGGGCCCGCCAGGACGCCAGCGGCGCCCGCCGGAGCAGCAGCGGGTTGGCGCGGCAGGCCAGGGCCAGGGCGGGCAGGAGCAGCACCTCGCGGCAGGGCAGGGCCAGCGCCGCCCAGGCCAGCCAGGCCGCCAGGAGCAGGGGCGGCAGGGCTGGCGCGCTCGCCGCCGGCGCCGGGCGCGAGTGGTCCAGGAGCAGGAGGCCGCCCAGCCAGAAGAGCCACATGAGCGGGTCGGCATGGACGGGGTAGAAGGGTGTGAGGCGCAGGGGGGCGTGCCACTGGGTGGCGAAGAGGCCGGCCAGCAGCAGGCGCGTGCCGGCCCAGCCAGGCGAAGAGCAGGAGCGGCGCCAGCAGCGCGGCGGCCCCGTTGACCAGGCGGAAGCCGCGCAGCGCGTCGCCCGGGCTGAGCCAGGCCGCCAACGCCGGCGCGCCGACGCGGTAAACAAAGGGGGCCTCCGCCTGCGGCCGCCCGCCGTGGGCGAGCTGTTCCGCCACGCGGGCGTACTCCACGCCATCCCAGCCCAATCCCCCGTTCAGGGTGATGGGGCGCTGCAGGGTCCAGGCCAGCCCCGCCGTCCCGGCGACCAGCGCCAGGAGGGCGAGCCAGGAGAGGAGGGTGGCGCGGGAGGACTGCGGCATGTCGGAAGCTCAGGAAGTGGGGGGAGAGATGCCACCGCCGCCTGCGCGGGGGGAAGCTATCCACATGGGCCAAGCGGGAGCGACCGATTGACCACATCGCGCACATGAGAAAGGGCGGCCATGGGCCGCCCCTTCCCGCGAGCCCATAGGATCGCCCGAGAGGCGATTGCTTGGGCCATGCTCCCGGTAGGAATCGAACCTACGCACTCGGTTCCGGAGACCGACGCTCTATCCACTGAGCTACGGGAGCAGGTGCGTCGGCCGCCCGGAGGTGCCGGTCGTCCGACGCAGGCCACAAGGTAAGGCACCGGCGCTGCCGGAGCAACGAGCGGGCCCGGGGCGGACCGGCACGTGTGGCGGGCGACCGCCCGGGCTGTGAGGGAGGTCACGCGGGGCCGCCGGCGGCTTCCTATCTTGCGCCCGACGGTCAAGGCAGCCAGCGGGGGTATGATGGAGCTGCATTTCTGGGGTGTCCGCGGCGGCATTCCCACACCGGAGCCGGAGAAAATGCGCTTCGGGGGGAACACCAGCTGCGTCACGGTGGAGACCGGGGACGGGACCTTCATCATCCTCGACGCCGGCACGGGCATCCGCCGCCTGGGCAATGTGCTGCAGGCCCGCCACCCGGCGGGCGGCATCCGCGGGCACATCCTGCTCAGCCACCTCCATTGGGACCACATCCAGGGCATCCCTTTCTTCAAGCCGCTCTTCCACCCGGCCAATCATTTCGAGTTCATCGGCCTGCGCCCGGTGGACACCACCCTGCGCGCCCAGCTGGAGGGGCAGCAGAACTTCGCCTACTTCCCGGTGGACATGGGCTACATGTCCAGCGACAAGGCCTTCCGCGAGGTCAGCGACGAGTCCTTCACCATCGGCAACGCCCTGGTGAGCTGCCGCCGCCTCAACCATCCGGGCGGCTGCCTGGGCTACCGCATCGAGGCGGAGGGCGTGGCCGTCGTCTACGCCACGGACAACGAGCACACCGGTCCGGGGCCGGAGGAGGCCATCGTGGCGCTGGCCGCGGGGGCCGACCTGCTCATCTTCGACGCCAACTACACGCCCGAGGAGTACCGCCAGGGCCGCCAGGGCTGGGGCCACAGCACTTGGCAGCAGGCCGTTGTCAACGCGCGGGCCGCCGGCGTGAACCGCCTCGTCCTCTTCCACCACGACCAGGACCACACCGACGAGCAGATGCTTGCCATCGAGGCCGAGGCCGCCGCCCAGTTCCCCCGCTGCCTGGCCGCCCGCGAGGGCATGAGCATCCGCCTCTTGGGGCCCGCGGCCGGGGAGGGTCCGCGCGCGCGCATCGAGCTGCCCGCCGCCGCCTGCCTCGAGCTGGAGACCCTGCGCGGCGCCGACGGCTGAGCCCGACAGTCTGCCTAAGCACCGCGCAAGCTCCGGACAGCCAGGCACCCTGACGCGCGTCGCCCGGCGCGCATCCCGGCCCGGCTGAGGCTCCGCCCACCGCCCTCTGTCACCCATCCCGGCCGGCATCCACCGGCACATTGCGTCCCTTGGGGGGCAAAATCCTGCTCATGCCCCACCCCGCCTCCAGGCTTCCAAAGTGCCGAAGTTCGGAAGTCGTGAACTTTTCAAGCCAATGAACAACAACGAGATCATCCCGGAGCTGGCCTGAGGCGACGCCTCGCGCGAGCTGGCACGAGGATTGCCCGACCGGAGGAAGTCCTGAACTCCCAGCCTCGCGCAGGAGGCGGGGAGGACGACGGGACCAGAGGAGGGCAGGTGGGCCACAAGTTGCGGGATCTCCGCCCATGATCAAGGGTCTGTGGGACTCCGGCGCGGGCATGATCGCCCGCGGCATCCAGCAGGACATCACGGGCACCAACCTGGCCAACGCCCGCACCACGGCCTTCAAGGAGGACCGCCTCAACTTCCGCGAGATGATCGACGGCCGCCTGCTGCTTGACCGCGGGCGCGGCGTGCCCTCCCCCGAGAACCGCCTGCGCCAGGGCTTCGAGACCCGCCTGCGCGCCGGCGAATTCCAGCAGACGGGGGCGCCCCTGGACTTCGCCCTGGACGGCCCCGGCTATTTCGTGGTGGAGACGGCCGACGGCGAGCGCTACACGCGGGACGGCCACTTCCTCCTCTCGCCGGAGGGCGTGCTGGTGACGGCGGACGGCCTGCCCGTGCTGGGCGAGGGCGGGCTGATCCGCCTGGGCCCCGGCCCGGTGGAGAGCACGGGCGACGGGCGCCTGGCCCAGAACGGCACGGTGGTGGGCGCCCTGCGCGTGGTGGAGTTCGACGAGCCCGCGCGCCTGGCCAAGCTGGGCCGCAACCTGTGGCAACCCCGGCCCGAGGACACCCAGCCCGCCCCGGCCACGGCCACGAGGCCGGTCCAGGGCATGCTGGAGGGCTCCAACATCCAGGTGGTGGAGCAGATGGTGAAGCTGATCGAGCAGGAACGCACCTACGCCTTCGCCCACAAGGCCCTGCAAATCCAGGACGAGAACCTGGGCAAGGCGGTGGGGGACCTGGGGCGCCTGCGCTGACCCGTCCTGAGTTGAAAGGAAGACCGGCATGATCCGTGCCCTGCACAGCGCCGCTTCGGGCATGTACGCCCAGGAGCTGCACATCGACAGCATCGCCAACAACCTGGCCAACGTCAACACGACGGGCTACAAGAAGAGCCACGCCCAGTTCCAGGATCTGCTCTACCAGAACCTGCGCAGCAGCGGCGTGGAGAACAGCCTGGGCCACGTCATCCCCGCCGACCTCCAGGTGGGCACGGGCGTGAAGACGGTCAGCGTGACGCGCGACATGACCCAGGGCGACGTGGCGCAGACGAGCGGCCGCCTCGACCTGGCGATCGAGGGCGAGGGCTTCTTCCAGGTCCGCCAACTGGACGGCGGCACCGCCTATTCGCGGGACGGCTCCTTCAACCTGTCCAGCGAGGGCGTCATCGTCACCAGCGACGGCCTCACCCTCGAGCCGGAGATCACCGTGCCCCAGGGGGCGGTGGACATCCAGTTCAGCCGGGACGGCGTGGTCAGCGTGCTGCTGGCGGGGGAGGCCTCGGCCGTGCAGATCGGCACGCTGGAGCTGGCCGTCTTCACCAATCCGGCCGGCCTGCGCGCGTTGGGACAGAACCTCTACGCCGAGACGGCGGCCTCGGGGGCGCCCCAGCTGGGCACGCCGGCCAATGAGCAGTTCGGGCAGGTCGCCCAGGGCTACCTCGAGACCTCCAATGTCAAGGTGGTGGAGGAGATGGTGGGCATGATCGCCGCCCAGCGCGCCTACGAGGTCAGCTCCAAGGCCATCCGCGCCAGCGACGACATGCTGGGCCTGGCCGCCAGCCTGCGGAGGTGATGTGATGGGACGCGCCCGCTGGTTCCTGCTCCTCTTCCTGGCCGCCGCGGCGGGCTGGACGGGTGGCGCCCGCGCCGCCGCCGGCGGGGAGGGCGACGTGGCGGAGCGCTGCGACACGGCCCTGCGCGCCGTGCTGGCGGATGGACCGTGGAGCGGGGCGGACAGCGTGGCCTTCGACTGGACCCTGCCCCCCCTGCGCGGCGTGCCGGCCCCGGCCCTGATCGAGGCCGAGGCTCTCCAACTGCGCGAGCGGGGCACCTGCACGGTGGCCCTGCGCCTCCTCGACCAGGGGCGCATCCTGCGCCGCCTGACCGTTCCCGTGCGCGTGCGGCGCTGGGAGCACTTGCCCGTGGCCCGGCGCGACCTGCCCCGCGGCCGGGTGCTGGAGGAGGGGGACGTGGAGGAGCGCTGGGTGGAGACGACCCACCTGGCCGGCGGCGACCTCATGCCGCTGGGCGAGGTGCTGGGGCGGCGCCTGGCCCGACCCCTCGGCGCCGGACGCGCCCTGCCCGGGCGCCTGCTGGAGAGCGTGCCCGACGTGCGGCGGGGCGAATCCCTTGTCCTCACCGTGCGCAGCGGCGGAGTGAGCGTCTCGGCCCGGGCGGAGGCCCTCGAGGACGCCCTCATCGGCCAGACTTTCAAAGTGCGGCTCTTCGAGACGGGGCGGCGCATGGCGGCCCGCCTCACGGCCGATGGACAAGCCCTGGTGGAGGTGGGCGGATGAAGACGGCCCTTGCCTGTCTGCTGGTCCTGGCCCTGGCCGCGGCGGCCCAGATCAGCCGCGACTCCTGGGTGACCGACGCGCGGGCCTTCCGCGTGGGCGACCTGCTCACCATTCTCATCGTGGAGCAGGGTTCGGGCTCCACCAGCGCCTCCACCAACACCAAGCGCGAGAACAGCCTGGAGGTGGGGGTGCAGGGCGCGGGCGGGCCGCTCACCTTCGTGCCGGAGATCAGCGGCGGGGCCGACAGCAAGAACGAGCACAAGGTGAAGGGCGGCAACACCCGCGCCAGCCGGCTGCAGACCCGCCTCATGGCGGAGATCGTCGCCATCGATCCCGACGGCACCCTCATCGTCGAGGGCAGCCGTGTGGTGGAGATCGACGGCGAGCAGCAGATCACGGAGCTGACCGGCCGGGTGCGCCCGGACGACGTGGGCTCGGACAACACCATCTACAGCTACCTGGTGGCGGACGCGGTCATCCGCTACTCGGGCAGCGGCCTCGTGCGCAATGCCCAGCGCCGGGGCGTCCTCAACTGGCTCTTCGGCTGGATGCTATGACACGGAATTCGAACGCTCATCTCCTACAGTCCCAATGGAAGAGAGCCGGGTGGCCGCCCGGTTCCACCGGCCTCCCCTCCGCGTGGAACCGGGTGCGTCACACCCCGCGGCCGGCGGCGCAAGCCAGGGGGGGCGCGCCCTGGCTCCTGCTCGCCCTCGTGGCCTGGCTCCTGGCCGCTCCCCAGGCGGCATCCGTGCGGCTGAAGGAGATCGCCTCCTTCCAGGGATCGGGGCACAGCGACCTGATCGGCTACGGCCTGGTGGTGGGCCTGGACGGCACGGGGGACGGCAACCGCAGCGCCTTCACCCTGCGCAGCGTGGAGAACATGCTGCGCCGCTTCGGCATCCGCCTCGATCCGGGCACGATCAAGCCCAAGAACGTGGCCGCCGTGATGGTGACGGCCCGGCTGGGCGCCTTCGCCCGGGCGGGGGACCGCCTGGACGTGACGGTCAGCTCGCTGGGAGACGCCAGCAGCCTGATGGGCGGCGTCCTCCTCATGACGCCCCTCACCAACCAGGGCGGGGAGGAGGTGCTGGTGCGGGCCCAGGGCCCCGTCTCCATCGGCGGCTTCAACTTCTCCTCGGGCGGCTCCAGCATCCGCCAGAATTACACGCTGGTCGGGCGCGTGCCCGAGGGCGGGATGGTGGAGCGCGACATGCGCAGCAACCTGCTGATGGAGGGCAGCCTCGTGCTCAGCCTCCAGCACCCGGACTTCACCACGGCCATGCGCGCCGCCCGCGCCCTCAACGCCGCCCTGGGCGAGCCCCTGGCCCAGGCCATCGACGCGGCCCAGATCCGCATCGAGGTGCCCGTCGAGTCGCGCCAGGGCAACCGCCTGGTGGAGCTGGCCTCCCTCATCGAGAACCTCGACATCGAGCCCGACCTCACGGCCAAGGTCGTCATCAACGAGCGGACGGGCACGGTGGTGGTGGGCCGCCAGGTGCGCCTGCTGCCCGTGGCCGTGGCCCACGGCAACCTCTCGGTCATCATCAAGAGCCAGCAAGGCAGCACCCTGGACCCCTACACGGGCTTCGTGGGCGGCCAGCGCCAGGACGAGATCACCGTGGCGAGCGAGGAGGCGCACCTCATCGTGCTGGACGACATGGCGGATGTGAGCGGCGTGGCGCGGGCCCTCAACACGCTGGGGGTCAGCCCGCGCGACATCATCAGCATTTTCCAGCTGCTCAAGGAGGCGGGCGCCCTCCAGGCCGAGCTGGTGATCATCTGATGGAGACGCGCTCCCTCAATCAGGGCGATGGGGCGCCGCGCCTCCCCGCTCCGGCGGCGAGCGGCCCGGCCCCGCGCCCGACCGAGCCCGGGACGGACGCCCTGGCCGGCGCCGGCCGCGACTTCGAACGCCTGCTGGTGGAGCAGATGCTGGTCTCCATGCAGGCCTCGCTCGAGGAAGGGCTCTTCGCCCGCGAAGGGGTCAGCCGCGAATGGTACACCAGCCTCTTCAACGAGGAGATGTCCAAGGAGATGACGGCGGGCGCCGGCCTGGGCCTCGCCTCCTCGCTGCTGGCGCAGCTGCGCCGGGAGGAGGGCGCCACCGCCGCCCAGCCCGGGCTGGAGCGCGCCCTGGCCGAGCTGGGCGCCCTGCCCTCCGGCCAGGAGTGGGCCGTCCAGGGTCTGGCCAGCCTCGACCGGGCCTTCGCCCTGCGCCGCCGGGAGCGCGAGCAGGCCGCCCTCGATCCCCTGGCCGCCCTGGGCCATTCCGCCGAGCTGGGCCGGGCCGCCCGCCCCTCTTTCCGGCGGCCGGACAGCGCCCGCGTCTCCGAGCTGCGCGAGCTGGCGGTGGAGGTGGCCCGCGAGGTGGGAGTGGAGCCGCGCCTGGCCATGGCCCTGGTCGAGACGGAGAGCGGTTGGGACGAGCGGGCGCGCAGCCGCAAGGGGGCGATGGGCCTGACCCAGCTGATGCCGGACACGGCCCGCGGCCTGGGCGTGCGCGATCCTTTCGACCCCCGCCAGAACCTCAAGGGCGGGCTGCGCTACCTGCGCCAGATGCTGGAGCGCTACGAGGACCGGCAACTGGCCCTGGCCGCCTACAACGCGGGGCCGGGCGCGGTGGACCGCGCCGGCGGCATTCCACCCTACGCCGAGACCCGCGCCTATGTCGCCAAGATCGAGCAACTGATGGGACGGACGCCATGAACGGAGCCCTGCACGACCTGGCCGAGCGCCTCGCCCAGCGACTGGACGAGGAGCTTGGCCTCTACCACGAGCTGGAGGAGGAGCTGTCCGGCCAGCTGGAGGCGCTCCAGTCCGGCGAGGCGGAGCGGGTCCAGGCGCGGGCCGAGGCCATCGAACGATGCCACCACCTGCTGCGGGGCCAGGAGCGCCGCCGCCGCCTGCTGCTCGAGGCCCTTGCCCGCGAATTCCCGGCGCCGCCGCCCCTCACCCTGCGCCTGGTGGCGGAGCGCTGCCCGCCCGCCCTCTCGACGCGCCTGCATGTGCTGGGCCGGCGCCT contains the following coding sequences:
- the flgN gene encoding flagellar export chaperone FlgN: MNGALHDLAERLAQRLDEELGLYHELEEELSGQLEALQSGEAERVQARAEAIERCHHLLRGQERRRRLLLEALAREFPAPPPLTLRLVAERCPPALSTRLHVLGRRLRTRLHRVHELRGLTGRLVERGRRFNRRRLEWLLGSLQPGSTYGPDARPREGGAGSRLIDRRA
- a CDS encoding flagellar basal body P-ring protein FlgI, whose protein sequence is MRHTPRPAAQARGGAPWLLLALVAWLLAAPQAASVRLKEIASFQGSGHSDLIGYGLVVGLDGTGDGNRSAFTLRSVENMLRRFGIRLDPGTIKPKNVAAVMVTARLGAFARAGDRLDVTVSSLGDASSLMGGVLLMTPLTNQGGEEVLVRAQGPVSIGGFNFSSGGSSIRQNYTLVGRVPEGGMVERDMRSNLLMEGSLVLSLQHPDFTTAMRAARALNAALGEPLAQAIDAAQIRIEVPVESRQGNRLVELASLIENLDIEPDLTAKVVINERTGTVVVGRQVRLLPVAVAHGNLSVIIKSQQGSTLDPYTGFVGGQRQDEITVASEEAHLIVLDDMADVSGVARALNTLGVSPRDIISIFQLLKEAGALQAELVII